In one Corallococcus sp. EGB genomic region, the following are encoded:
- a CDS encoding glycosyltransferase family 4 protein codes for MHGSRESSGERGDGAEAGAPLRVLHVSSGNLYGGVETLLRTVALTGAGRTGGAVHAFALCFEGRIAEELRAAGAPLTLLGPAKVSRPWRVWEARRSLAALLQREAFDAVVCHAAWPQALFGPVVRTAGVPLIFFQHDALTGSHWVERWARVTSPALVLCNSRYTASTLSSVYPRTPFSVLHPPVRDGGADLTASERASLRSELGADASDVVIVHASRMQEWKGQRLLLEALGRLRQVPRWTAWFAGGAQRSEEAAYEEGLKAQASALGLGDRVRFLGQRSDVARLLRAAEVHCQPNTGPEPFGLAFVEALYAGLPVVTTALGGPLEIVDASCGVLVPPTPEALARALRSLIDDEAVRRRLGSGGPARARVLSDPAEFLEGVEDAVRSVLRGAVP; via the coding sequence ATGCACGGGTCACGCGAGTCCAGCGGCGAGCGCGGTGATGGCGCGGAGGCGGGCGCGCCGCTTCGCGTGCTGCACGTGTCCAGCGGCAACCTGTACGGTGGCGTCGAGACGCTGCTGCGCACGGTGGCGCTCACTGGCGCGGGCCGGACGGGCGGCGCGGTGCATGCGTTCGCGCTCTGCTTCGAGGGACGCATCGCGGAGGAGCTTCGCGCGGCGGGCGCGCCGCTGACGTTGCTGGGGCCGGCGAAGGTGAGCCGTCCCTGGCGGGTCTGGGAGGCGCGGCGCTCGTTGGCGGCGCTGCTCCAGCGGGAGGCGTTCGACGCGGTGGTGTGTCACGCGGCGTGGCCTCAGGCCCTCTTCGGGCCGGTGGTGCGCACGGCCGGTGTTCCGTTGATCTTCTTCCAGCACGATGCGCTCACCGGTTCGCACTGGGTGGAGCGGTGGGCCCGGGTCACCTCTCCGGCCCTGGTGCTGTGCAACAGCCGCTACACCGCGAGCACGCTTTCGAGCGTGTATCCGCGTACGCCGTTCAGCGTGCTCCATCCTCCCGTCCGGGACGGAGGCGCTGACCTCACTGCCTCCGAGCGCGCATCGCTCCGAAGCGAGCTGGGCGCGGACGCGTCCGATGTCGTCATCGTTCATGCCAGCCGCATGCAGGAGTGGAAGGGCCAGCGGCTGCTCCTCGAAGCGCTGGGCCGGCTGCGCCAGGTGCCACGCTGGACGGCGTGGTTCGCTGGCGGCGCGCAGCGCTCGGAAGAGGCCGCCTACGAAGAGGGCTTGAAGGCCCAGGCTTCCGCGTTGGGCCTTGGGGACCGCGTGCGCTTCCTGGGACAGCGCTCGGATGTGGCTCGGCTGCTGCGCGCGGCGGAGGTGCACTGTCAGCCCAACACCGGGCCGGAGCCCTTCGGTCTGGCGTTCGTGGAGGCGCTCTACGCGGGTCTTCCCGTGGTCACCACCGCGCTGGGGGGCCCCCTGGAGATCGTCGACGCGTCTTGCGGCGTGCTCGTGCCACCGACGCCGGAGGCCCTGGCCCGGGCGCTGCGCTCACTTATCGACGATGAAGCGGTTCGACGGAGGCTGGGCAGCGGCGGACCCGCTCGCGCGCGGGTGCTGAGTGATCCAGCGGAGTTCCTGGAGGGAGTGGAGGACGCGGTGCGCTCCGTGCTCCGGGGAGCTGTTCCGTGA
- a CDS encoding O-antigen ligase: protein MKEARSASSPRPQLQGPGVLHRRYVRRAPQPSTTQAVPANAPASPGLLGSGHVVVAFIALLFVCQLALLIEALAPVRVVFRILSFGTSLALLFLVKGPRLKHPAMPFLLASAGLTALNFFHPGTNTPLAAAAQLGVQVSVFAPLFWASRLRIDAKMFGRVVLLLFLFNVASASLGILQVTFPGRFQPALSAMVESQGEGYVRSLQFETASGARVFRPMGLTDVPGGASTGAFYSVLLGGALLLSRQGMARKVLGAAGIGAGLICLYLGQVRVAAVTLLVCMAAMALVLTVSGRWVRLVTLAAVVGGFAVVAFGWAVAVGGDAVLSRWSTLTASDPSQVYQSNRGRFLDETFDEVLPEFPLGAGLGRYGMANAYFGDNTDRTSPPLWAEIQWTAWAYDGGWLGLVCYPLALLATLWWGFQVARRRDDSAGEFWLWGSLLFAYDLGAFAQTFSYQFFMSQMGMEFWLLNAAFFSAYWNRNAAVHPHQR from the coding sequence GTGAAGGAGGCCCGCTCCGCGTCCTCTCCGCGTCCCCAGCTCCAGGGCCCGGGGGTGCTGCACCGGCGCTATGTGCGCCGCGCGCCGCAACCCTCGACGACGCAGGCCGTGCCCGCTAACGCGCCCGCGTCACCAGGACTGCTGGGGTCGGGCCACGTGGTGGTGGCGTTCATCGCGCTGCTCTTCGTCTGCCAGCTCGCGCTGCTGATCGAAGCGCTGGCGCCGGTGCGCGTGGTGTTCCGCATCCTGTCATTCGGCACGAGCCTGGCCCTGCTGTTCCTGGTGAAGGGCCCGCGCCTCAAGCATCCGGCGATGCCCTTCCTGCTCGCGTCGGCGGGGCTCACCGCGCTGAACTTCTTCCACCCCGGCACCAACACCCCGCTCGCGGCGGCCGCGCAGCTGGGCGTCCAGGTGTCCGTGTTCGCGCCCCTCTTCTGGGCGAGCCGCCTGCGCATCGACGCGAAGATGTTCGGTCGCGTCGTCCTGCTGCTCTTCCTGTTCAACGTCGCGAGCGCCTCGCTGGGCATCCTGCAGGTGACCTTCCCCGGACGCTTCCAGCCCGCGCTGTCCGCCATGGTCGAAAGCCAGGGCGAGGGCTACGTGCGCAGCCTCCAGTTCGAGACCGCGAGCGGCGCGCGCGTGTTCCGCCCCATGGGCCTGACGGACGTCCCGGGTGGCGCCTCCACCGGCGCCTTCTATTCCGTGCTGCTCGGTGGGGCCCTGCTCCTCAGCCGCCAGGGCATGGCCCGGAAGGTGTTGGGTGCGGCGGGCATCGGCGCCGGGCTCATCTGCCTCTACCTGGGACAGGTGCGCGTCGCGGCGGTGACGTTGCTGGTGTGCATGGCGGCCATGGCGCTGGTGCTCACCGTGAGCGGCCGGTGGGTGCGGCTGGTGACGCTGGCCGCGGTCGTGGGGGGCTTCGCCGTCGTGGCGTTCGGCTGGGCCGTCGCGGTCGGCGGCGACGCGGTGCTCTCCCGGTGGAGCACGCTCACCGCGTCCGACCCCTCGCAGGTGTATCAGTCCAACCGCGGCCGCTTCCTCGACGAGACCTTCGACGAGGTGCTCCCGGAGTTCCCCCTGGGCGCGGGCCTGGGCCGCTACGGCATGGCCAACGCGTACTTCGGCGACAACACCGACCGCACGAGCCCTCCGCTCTGGGCTGAAATCCAGTGGACCGCCTGGGCCTATGACGGCGGATGGCTGGGGCTCGTCTGCTATCCGCTCGCGCTGCTGGCGACGTTGTGGTGGGGCTTCCAGGTGGCGCGGCGCCGCGATGATTCCGCGGGCGAGTTCTGGCTCTGGGGCAGCCTCCTCTTCGCGTATGACCTGGGCGCGTTCGCGCAGACCTTCAGCTATCAGTTCTTCATGAGCCAGATGGGCATGGAGTTCTGGCTGCTCAACGCGGCCTTCTTCAGCGCGTACTGGAACCGGAATGCGGCCGTACACCCTCATCAGCGGTGA
- a CDS encoding glycosyltransferase family 4 protein — protein MDRANLALADWLARQGGPVRLVAHRVEDSLLRYPNVHFVRVPKPANAYLLGEPLLDAVGRFWAARTLAQGGQVVANGGNCEVAAANWVHYVHAAHAPEPVGSPLRRLKGHVSHRMHLRGELRALRRARIILANSQRTRQDLLAATGVEESRVHVVYLGGDPARFPATSPSLRREARASLGWAQERRVALFVGALGDRRKGFDTLFHAWAQLCARREWDVDLFVVGAGAQRESWERAAREQGLGERIRFLGFRDDVPRLLAAADLLVSPTRYESYGLGVHEALCVGIPALVSRSAGVAERFPSSLHELLLDDPEDSGELVRRLREWRARGGDWMPAVAALSSELRAWTWDAMAAAVVARLEA, from the coding sequence ATGGACCGCGCGAACCTCGCGCTGGCGGACTGGCTCGCGCGCCAGGGCGGGCCCGTGCGGCTGGTGGCGCACCGGGTGGAGGATTCGCTCCTGCGCTATCCCAACGTGCACTTCGTCCGCGTGCCCAAGCCCGCGAACGCGTACCTGTTGGGCGAGCCCCTGCTCGATGCCGTGGGGCGCTTCTGGGCCGCGCGCACGTTGGCGCAAGGCGGACAGGTGGTGGCCAACGGCGGCAACTGCGAGGTGGCCGCCGCCAACTGGGTCCACTACGTCCACGCCGCGCATGCGCCCGAGCCCGTGGGCAGCCCCTTGCGCAGGCTGAAGGGCCACGTGAGCCACCGCATGCACCTGCGCGGCGAGCTGCGTGCGCTGCGCCGCGCGCGGATCATCCTGGCGAACTCGCAGCGCACGCGGCAGGACCTGCTGGCCGCCACGGGCGTGGAAGAGTCCCGCGTCCACGTCGTGTACCTGGGGGGAGACCCGGCGCGCTTTCCTGCCACGTCTCCCTCGCTCCGGCGCGAGGCACGGGCATCCCTGGGCTGGGCTCAAGAGCGGCGGGTGGCGCTGTTCGTGGGCGCGCTGGGCGACCGGCGCAAGGGCTTCGACACGCTCTTTCATGCGTGGGCGCAGCTGTGCGCGCGACGCGAGTGGGACGTGGACCTGTTCGTGGTGGGGGCGGGCGCGCAGCGAGAGAGCTGGGAGCGCGCGGCGCGTGAGCAGGGGCTGGGCGAGCGGATCCGCTTCCTGGGCTTCCGCGACGACGTACCCCGCCTGCTGGCCGCCGCGGATCTGCTGGTGTCGCCCACGCGCTACGAGTCCTATGGCCTGGGCGTGCACGAAGCGCTGTGCGTCGGCATCCCCGCGCTGGTGAGCCGCTCGGCGGGCGTGGCGGAGCGCTTCCCTTCCTCGCTCCACGAGCTGCTGCTGGACGACCCCGAGGACTCGGGCGAATTGGTGCGGCGCCTGAGGGAATGGCGGGCGCGGGGCGGAGACTGGATGCCCGCCGTGGCCGCGTTGTCCTCGGAGCTGCGCGCCTGGACGTGGGACGCGATGGCGGCGGCGGTGGTGGCTCGGCTGGAGGCCTGA
- a CDS encoding glycosyltransferase family 4 protein translates to MMRPRKLVTVSHSYVVTLNRRLANEMSRVGAGRWDVTAVAPKSFHGDLSPLVLQRDPNEAVNLEGVRAFFSRSLHGFVYGPELRAQLSKGVDLVHLWEEPYVFSGLEVALLTPRNVPLVFCTFQNLAKRYPPPFAQAERFVVHRATGWIAWGQTVHDNLLTRPGYAQRPSSFIPVGVDVEHFRPDPEAGRAFREGLGWQSEGPPVVGYLGRFVPEKGLRLLMDALNALQTPWRALFVGGGPLESDLRAWAARHGDRVRVVTGVKHAEVPRALNAMDVLCAPSQTTPAWKEQFGRMLAEAFACGVPVFASDSGEIPHTVGDGGRILPESYAPAWTTALAELLESPAQRQDLAARGRERAVSRFAWPVVAKAHLDFFDQVLQRGT, encoded by the coding sequence ATGATGCGTCCCCGGAAGCTCGTCACCGTCTCGCACTCCTACGTCGTCACCCTCAACCGGAGGCTGGCCAACGAGATGTCCCGCGTGGGCGCGGGCCGCTGGGACGTCACGGCCGTGGCGCCGAAGTCCTTCCACGGAGACCTGAGCCCGCTGGTGCTCCAGCGCGACCCCAACGAAGCCGTGAACCTGGAGGGCGTGCGCGCGTTCTTCAGCCGCTCGCTGCACGGCTTCGTCTACGGACCGGAGCTGCGAGCACAGCTGTCGAAAGGCGTGGACCTGGTGCACCTGTGGGAGGAGCCGTACGTCTTCTCCGGTCTGGAGGTGGCGCTCCTGACGCCGCGCAATGTGCCGCTCGTCTTCTGCACGTTCCAGAACCTGGCCAAGCGCTACCCGCCGCCCTTCGCGCAGGCTGAACGCTTCGTCGTACACCGCGCCACGGGGTGGATCGCCTGGGGCCAGACGGTGCACGACAACCTCCTCACCCGTCCCGGCTACGCGCAGCGGCCCTCGAGCTTCATCCCCGTGGGCGTGGACGTGGAGCACTTCCGTCCGGATCCCGAAGCAGGCCGGGCATTCCGCGAGGGCCTGGGCTGGCAGTCCGAAGGGCCGCCCGTGGTGGGCTACCTGGGCCGCTTCGTCCCGGAGAAGGGCCTGCGCCTCCTGATGGACGCGCTCAACGCATTGCAGACGCCCTGGAGAGCCCTCTTCGTCGGCGGCGGCCCGCTGGAGTCCGACCTGCGCGCATGGGCCGCGCGCCATGGAGACCGCGTGCGTGTCGTCACCGGCGTGAAGCACGCGGAGGTGCCGCGCGCGCTCAACGCGATGGACGTGCTCTGCGCGCCCAGTCAGACGACGCCCGCGTGGAAGGAGCAGTTCGGCCGCATGCTCGCGGAGGCGTTCGCGTGTGGCGTGCCCGTGTTCGCCAGCGACTCCGGAGAGATTCCACACACCGTGGGCGATGGCGGGCGCATCCTGCCGGAGTCCTACGCCCCCGCATGGACCACCGCGCTCGCGGAGCTGCTGGAGAGCCCCGCGCAACGCCAGGACCTGGCCGCGCGAGGCCGGGAGCGCGCCGTGTCCCGCTTCGCCTGGCCGGTGGTCGCGAAGGCACACCTCGACTTCTTCGACCAGGTGCTCCAGCGCGGAACCTGA
- a CDS encoding glycosyltransferase family 4 protein, which translates to MRILFLNPVGILGGAERALVDLLACLRTLEPGLSLHLIAGTDGPLVEMARRLGVEARVLALPDRLSALGDSGLREQGRAGLWRFARELAPTPLLLTRYGLDLRRAVRDVAPDLLHSNGIKTHLLSTATTGLPVPRVWHVHDFLGERPLVSRALSGLHPLASAAIANSQAVGDDARTVLGNVPVHVVPNGVDVERFSPAPGDGAHLDALATLPPAPPGTLRVGLVATYARWKGHDVFLEAAARLTREAPSLPVRFYLVGAPLYRTAGSQFTDAELREQVERHGLTGRVGFVPFQPEPARVYRALDVFVHASTRREPFGLTIAEALACGRAAVISKSSGAAESLRDGEDVLAIEPGNANTLASALRRLLEDTALRDTLARAARDTAVRRFSRERYARDILAVYRSLIPARGHS; encoded by the coding sequence GTGCGGATCCTGTTTCTCAACCCCGTGGGTATCCTGGGCGGTGCCGAGCGCGCACTCGTGGATCTCCTCGCGTGCCTGCGCACGCTGGAGCCCGGCCTGTCGCTGCACCTCATCGCGGGCACGGATGGGCCGCTCGTGGAGATGGCTCGGAGGCTCGGGGTGGAAGCGCGGGTGCTCGCCCTGCCCGACCGCCTCTCCGCGCTCGGAGACAGCGGCCTGCGTGAACAGGGCCGCGCGGGGCTCTGGCGCTTCGCTCGTGAGCTGGCCCCCACGCCCCTGCTGCTGACCCGCTACGGTCTCGACCTGAGGCGCGCGGTACGCGACGTGGCTCCGGACCTGCTGCACTCCAATGGCATCAAGACGCACCTGCTGAGCACGGCCACCACGGGACTGCCCGTGCCGCGCGTGTGGCACGTGCACGACTTCCTCGGCGAGCGTCCGCTCGTGAGCCGCGCGCTCTCCGGCCTGCATCCGCTGGCCTCGGCCGCCATCGCGAACTCCCAGGCCGTGGGTGACGACGCGCGCACGGTGCTTGGGAACGTGCCCGTGCATGTCGTGCCCAACGGCGTGGACGTGGAGCGGTTCTCTCCCGCGCCCGGTGACGGCGCGCACCTGGATGCACTGGCCACGCTCCCGCCCGCGCCTCCCGGCACGCTGCGCGTGGGGCTCGTGGCCACGTATGCGCGCTGGAAGGGACACGACGTCTTCCTGGAGGCCGCGGCCCGTCTGACGCGTGAAGCCCCCTCCCTGCCCGTGCGCTTCTACCTGGTGGGCGCGCCGCTCTACCGCACGGCCGGTTCGCAGTTCACCGACGCGGAGCTGCGCGAACAGGTCGAGCGCCACGGCCTCACGGGCCGCGTGGGCTTCGTGCCGTTCCAGCCCGAGCCCGCCCGCGTCTACCGCGCCCTGGACGTCTTCGTGCACGCGAGCACACGCCGCGAGCCCTTCGGACTCACCATCGCGGAGGCGCTCGCCTGCGGCCGGGCCGCGGTCATCTCCAAGTCGAGCGGCGCGGCCGAATCCCTGCGGGATGGCGAGGACGTCCTGGCCATCGAACCCGGCAACGCGAACACGCTCGCGTCGGCCCTGCGCCGGCTACTGGAGGACACCGCCTTGCGAGACACCCTCGCCCGCGCGGCCCGCGACACCGCCGTGCGCCGTTTCTCCCGCGAGCGCTATGCCCGGGACATCCTCGCCGTGTACCGGAGCCTTATCCCCGCCCGAGGGCACTCATGA
- a CDS encoding glycosyltransferase family 1 protein: MDPREEGWPSMDLVGEALVDGLAAFSAEVDVTRVRPSIPHAVRALPRVGSRKAAFNADRLLTRFGLYPARLLRERGGHDAFHVVDHTYAQLVHALPAERTGVYCHDLDAFRSILEPHREPRPTWFRMMARATLKGLERAAIVFHSTQQVRDELLAHGVVPPERLVWAPYGVSPEYRLEPVPGDNSDGILAPLKGRPYLLHVGSAIRRKRLDVLFDVFATLRARHPDLMLVQQGGELDAAQQAQVARLGLKDALLQPPRQERATLAGLYRRARAVLVPSDAEGFGLPIIEALACGVPVVASDLPVLREVGAEACTYCPVGDVAAWAETVDALLTGRVPAPSPETRRARASRFTWSAHARTVLDAYLHRLDRPGRV; encoded by the coding sequence ATGGATCCGCGCGAGGAGGGCTGGCCCAGCATGGACCTGGTGGGCGAAGCGCTCGTGGACGGACTCGCGGCGTTCTCCGCCGAGGTCGACGTCACGCGCGTGCGCCCGTCCATTCCCCATGCTGTGCGCGCCCTGCCCCGCGTGGGCAGCCGCAAGGCCGCCTTCAACGCGGATCGGCTCCTCACCCGCTTCGGCCTCTATCCCGCGCGACTGCTGAGGGAGCGCGGGGGCCACGATGCATTCCACGTCGTGGATCACACCTACGCGCAACTCGTCCACGCGCTGCCCGCGGAGCGCACCGGCGTCTACTGCCATGACCTGGATGCCTTTCGCTCCATCCTGGAGCCCCACCGCGAACCGCGTCCCACGTGGTTCCGCATGATGGCGAGAGCCACGCTCAAGGGCTTGGAGCGCGCGGCCATCGTCTTTCACAGCACGCAGCAGGTCCGCGACGAACTGCTCGCTCACGGCGTGGTTCCTCCCGAGCGGCTCGTCTGGGCGCCTTACGGCGTGTCACCTGAGTACCGGCTCGAGCCCGTCCCGGGCGACAACAGCGACGGGATACTCGCGCCGCTGAAGGGCCGGCCGTACCTGCTGCACGTGGGCAGCGCCATCCGCCGCAAGCGCCTGGACGTGCTCTTCGACGTCTTCGCGACGCTGCGAGCCCGGCACCCGGACCTCATGCTGGTGCAGCAAGGCGGCGAACTGGACGCGGCCCAACAGGCGCAGGTGGCACGGCTCGGATTGAAGGACGCGCTGCTGCAACCGCCCCGGCAGGAGCGGGCCACGCTCGCGGGCCTGTACCGGCGCGCCCGCGCGGTGCTGGTGCCCAGCGACGCGGAGGGCTTCGGCCTGCCCATCATCGAAGCGCTGGCGTGCGGTGTCCCCGTGGTGGCCAGCGACCTTCCGGTGCTGCGCGAGGTGGGCGCGGAAGCGTGCACGTACTGCCCGGTGGGCGACGTGGCCGCATGGGCCGAGACGGTGGATGCACTGCTCACGGGTCGCGTGCCCGCGCCATCTCCGGAGACGCGGCGTGCACGCGCCTCGCGCTTCACGTGGAGCGCCCATGCGCGCACCGTGCTGGATGCGTACCTGCATCGCCTTGACCGACCCGGGCGGGTCTGA
- a CDS encoding oligosaccharide flippase family protein, with product MSSTSPSAPDAPDAQPLGTSDVKVRAQRSIIALGLRTLGSLGLRVVSSLALSRLLFPGDYGAFAIVAFTAAMGAFLGDLGLSASLVRQQHEPTQDEISTAFWSHQAFTVLIVGVILLLAPWLSRSYELGPSGAAMVSVMGLGLFFHSLRVIPIMMLERQLRFPTLARIELVESIAQTASTILLAWLHCGAWSLIGGGLVRGGLGMVMFWAAAGWRPRGAFRWDIVKRLLSFGIWFQLTGIIPAALQGWIPLVVGRMEGKDAVGLVNWASALASVPLALSSVLTRVAYPAYSRMQQDTVALADYLRTSIRRVSALLCLAIPFGVIALPPFIPVVFGERWSLASALVQWFTIEASMQAVQGLLHSQQHASGHAKERMYVATTSSVLRFGLGALAVMHWGIVGVGVSATAVTLTELWVTARLVSRRNPHLSRLEFEVMEPFLTVGALLALALGFSRLATGQGGLLVQALVAAGVLTALVLAREASRRGLSLLGELRAVVQHLRARRAP from the coding sequence ATGAGCAGCACTTCCCCTTCCGCGCCGGACGCCCCTGACGCCCAGCCCCTGGGCACCTCGGACGTGAAGGTCCGCGCGCAGCGCTCCATCATCGCCCTGGGCCTGCGGACGCTCGGCTCGCTGGGCCTGCGCGTGGTGAGCTCGCTCGCCCTGTCGCGCCTGCTGTTCCCGGGGGACTACGGCGCGTTCGCCATCGTGGCCTTCACCGCCGCGATGGGCGCGTTCCTGGGGGACCTGGGCCTCAGCGCTTCGCTGGTGCGCCAGCAGCACGAACCCACGCAGGATGAAATCAGCACCGCCTTCTGGAGCCACCAGGCGTTCACGGTGCTCATCGTGGGCGTCATCCTGCTGCTCGCGCCGTGGCTGTCGCGCTCCTATGAGCTGGGCCCTTCGGGCGCGGCCATGGTGAGCGTGATGGGGCTGGGGCTGTTCTTCCACTCGCTGCGCGTCATCCCCATCATGATGCTGGAGCGGCAGCTGCGCTTCCCGACGCTCGCGCGCATCGAGCTGGTGGAGAGCATCGCGCAGACGGCGAGCACCATCCTGCTGGCCTGGCTGCACTGCGGGGCGTGGTCGCTCATCGGCGGCGGGCTGGTGCGGGGCGGGTTGGGGATGGTGATGTTCTGGGCGGCGGCGGGTTGGCGGCCCCGGGGCGCGTTCCGGTGGGACATCGTCAAGCGGCTGTTGTCCTTCGGCATCTGGTTCCAGCTCACGGGCATCATCCCCGCGGCGCTCCAGGGTTGGATTCCGCTGGTGGTGGGGCGCATGGAGGGCAAGGACGCGGTGGGCCTGGTGAACTGGGCGAGCGCCCTCGCCTCCGTGCCGCTGGCGCTGAGCAGCGTCCTCACCCGCGTGGCGTATCCGGCCTACAGCCGCATGCAGCAGGACACGGTCGCGCTGGCGGACTACCTGCGCACGTCCATCCGGCGCGTGAGCGCGCTGTTGTGCCTGGCCATTCCGTTCGGCGTCATCGCGCTGCCGCCCTTCATCCCGGTGGTGTTTGGCGAGCGGTGGAGCCTCGCGTCCGCGCTGGTGCAGTGGTTCACCATCGAGGCGTCGATGCAGGCGGTGCAGGGCCTGCTGCACTCGCAGCAGCACGCCAGCGGCCACGCGAAGGAGCGGATGTACGTGGCCACCACGTCGAGCGTCCTGCGCTTCGGCCTGGGCGCGCTGGCGGTGATGCACTGGGGCATTGTCGGCGTCGGCGTGAGCGCGACGGCCGTCACGTTGACGGAGCTGTGGGTCACCGCGCGGCTGGTGTCGCGTCGCAACCCGCACCTGTCGCGGCTCGAGTTCGAGGTCATGGAGCCGTTCCTCACGGTGGGCGCGCTGCTCGCGTTGGCGCTGGGCTTCTCGCGGCTCGCGACAGGACAGGGCGGGCTGCTCGTGCAGGCGCTGGTGGCGGCGGGGGTGCTGACCGCGTTGGTGCTCGCGCGCGAGGCCTCGCGGCGGGGCCTGTCGCTGTTGGGTGAGCTGCGCGCCGTGGTCCAGCACCTGCGCGCAAGGCGGGCTCCGTGA
- a CDS encoding ROK family protein: MADASATKNGHRAGNGARNGKTGIWGGIDLGGTKIEAVIVDARGEVLGRARHPTPVMGGPGEVVKELYGTLDEAAQTAGVKPVKLAGVGVGVPGSVDANTGTLSHTSNVAGGWDAPYPLASDLGDLVGGGSRVVLGNDVQVAVAAEYKLGAGRDFRSVLGVWWGTGVGGGLVLNGVPWRGQGSAGEIGHMVVKPNGARCGCGRRGCLEAYAGRARMEHKAHVAVEKGEKTVLFDIMRDKKRTRLSSGVWESALKQKDPLATRLIERAIDMLGVAIASVINLLDVEAVIIGGGLGSRLGPLYLGHIEDAMHPHLFITERKPSMLIAELGDLSGAIGAALLAGPRM, from the coding sequence ATGGCCGACGCTTCAGCGACGAAGAACGGACACCGTGCGGGGAATGGGGCACGCAACGGCAAGACCGGCATCTGGGGAGGCATCGACCTGGGCGGCACGAAGATCGAAGCCGTCATCGTGGATGCGCGCGGCGAGGTGCTGGGCCGCGCCCGCCACCCGACCCCCGTGATGGGCGGTCCCGGAGAGGTGGTGAAGGAGCTGTACGGCACGCTGGACGAGGCCGCGCAGACCGCGGGGGTGAAGCCGGTGAAGCTCGCGGGCGTGGGCGTGGGCGTGCCGGGCTCGGTGGACGCGAACACCGGCACGCTGTCGCATACGTCCAATGTCGCGGGCGGCTGGGACGCACCGTATCCCCTGGCGTCGGACCTGGGCGACCTCGTGGGCGGCGGCAGCAGGGTGGTGCTGGGCAACGATGTCCAGGTGGCCGTCGCGGCCGAGTACAAGCTGGGCGCGGGGCGCGACTTCCGCTCGGTGCTGGGCGTGTGGTGGGGCACGGGCGTGGGCGGCGGCCTGGTGCTCAACGGCGTGCCGTGGCGCGGGCAGGGCTCCGCCGGAGAGATTGGCCACATGGTGGTGAAGCCCAACGGCGCGCGCTGTGGCTGCGGCCGGCGCGGCTGCCTGGAGGCCTACGCGGGGCGCGCGCGCATGGAGCACAAGGCGCATGTGGCGGTGGAGAAGGGGGAGAAGACCGTCCTCTTCGACATCATGCGCGACAAGAAGCGCACGCGCCTGTCCAGCGGCGTCTGGGAGAGCGCGCTGAAGCAGAAGGATCCGCTGGCGACGCGGCTCATCGAGCGGGCCATCGACATGCTGGGCGTGGCCATCGCCTCGGTCATCAACCTGCTGGACGTGGAGGCCGTCATCATCGGGGGCGGGCTGGGGTCGCGGCTGGGCCCGCTGTACCTGGGCCACATCGAGGACGCCATGCACCCGCACCTCTTCATCACGGAGCGCAAGCCCTCGATGCTCATCGCGGAGCTGGGGGACCTGTCCGGCGCCATCGGAGCGGCGCTGCTCGCCGGCCCGCGGATGTGA